The genomic DNA AACGGCGGAATACAAGCTGCAATGCTTGCATTCAATGATATTTCAGCATATTTCTTATAATATTGTTGAATATCCATAAAATAGTCTCCCTTAAGCAATTCAGATAGAGGCCTATTACCAGTCTATTAATCCACTAAGGAAAACATGAAAGTTGAAAAGTGATAAATTAAACATCTTCTATTGGAATCATGTTAAACAAGAACAAATATCTTAAGCAGAGGAAAACTGAAAAACGAATAAGAAATGATGTTATGAGGCTGGCCCATTTATGCCTGGCTCCCGTCCGAGTTACGAAAGATTGCAAAAACAATGATCAAGCAACTAGTGGTGCCCAGGCTATTCATTTTGGGTCAGCCATCTATTGAAAATGTATGAAACGAAAAGCTTCAACTAAAATATTTTATGGCTATTTTTTCTGCTGTTCGTGTAGCTAAAGCTTGAGTAGTCAAAGTAGGATTGGGTCCGCCAATTCCATTAAAATGAGCGCTATTGTCAGCAATAAAAAGCCGTTTCACTTGATACGCTTCACAATTATTGTCCACGACAAAACCCATTCGCATCGTGGATTCCATATGAGCAAACAAGTGAGATGGCCAATTGGTCAGGATAATCTTCTTCGCTCCAGCTTGGTGTAAAATATCGGCTGCAATTTTGGCAAGCTGATTTCTCTTCTGTATATCTTTCTTACAAGGTGTATACCGTACGACAGGAATTGGTCCGTGTTCATCTTTTACTGCAGGATCAATGGCCACACCATTCTTTATAGAAGGCTGATCATCGGTGAGGATCATTATGCTTAACGTATTTTTGTAATTGTACATCCATTCTTTTAATTCATTTCCTACAACTCGTCCTTGTAGATCCCAAGGGTCTGTTGACAATGGATTCTTTACAGAATGATACCCGCTTTCGCTGAACCCAAATGTTAAGGAAGAAAATAAACCTGGGCTGAGTCCAGATGGCTGCATACAGCCTAATCCCGGATAATCTAATCGCCCTCCTGATGTAGGACCAACAAATGGATTCACATTCTGCTGCCCCAATATGCCTATGAGATCCTTTTCATCAAATACACCGGTTACCCAATCCCAATAATGGTTAGTTAATCCCCGTCCAACCCACGGATTATACGGCAATTGTGAATTTAGCCAGAGTCTTGGGCTTTCAATAGAACCAGCTGCCATGACAATCACTTTCGCGTATAATTCTCCGGATTCGCCTGTCCATGTATCTCTGTACTGAACTCCGATTGCCCGGATGCCATCATTTGAATGATTTTCCGTCAAAATCTTGGTTGTATATGTATTAGGTCGAATTTCTACTTTTTTGGTTTTTAAGGCAAGAGGGACATAACTTATGTTGGTAGAGCGTTTAGCCACTTTATCAATCGATGGTCCATGTGGACAGCCATTCACACAATGACCGCAAAGCGTACATCCCTCCAATTTTGATAATTCATCCAGACCGATATTGGAATCCATTAACCTTTCATTTGGATGCAGGATTGCACTTGGCTGCGGGCGGTAACCTGGAGAAACAGGATTTAAAGTATTCAGCATAGACCAACCCGCTTTTTTCGCACCATAAAAAAATAATTCTTCCTTTGCAGTTGTTGGAGCAGGCCGAACTGGCAATATATCTTCTACTTTTTCATCGTAGGGAATCAATTCCCGATAGGAAATAGGCCAGACATCATCAATAGCTATTGAAAAAGCTCGAGGTGAGTTTGCCCAGTAATGTTGTGTTGACCCTCCTACGCCAGCCGATTGCCAAATCACACCGTTTTTCGGAACATTCCGGTGCCATGCCGGGCGGCGGCGATCTGCTGGTCCCCAGCGAAAACGGCCAAATTCAAAAGAATTCATTGTATGATCATGCTTTGTATATTGTGAACGCAAGAGATTTATATCTAAATCTTCGACATTGGAGCTGCTGACTGATCCGCGTTCTCGATTTGGATTGGTCCATTTTTTATTCCCATACCAAGGACCGGCCTCAAGGATGATGACGTTGAACCCTAATTCTCCCAATTCCTTGGCTGCAACAGCTCCGCCCCCACCAGCGCCAATTATGATGACATCCGCATCTAGACTCATTATTCATCACACCTATTCTGAAAATTTATCAACTAAAAATCCTCGAACTGCCCGATAACCAAATGATGGACCCGGATAATTCAATCTTTCCCATATAAAGTGCTGTCTTTCTAAGCGGTGATCCTCAGGATAAGCTAATCGTGTTGATCCAAAAGAAAACCATTCTGAATAATAGCCAAACAAAACCATTTGATGGAGAGAAGTTACGACATTCTTTATCAAACCAGCATTGTTTCGAAATGGAGAAGGGAGAATTTCTAAGTCAACTTGCAGGTTTTCTAACAAACTAATTGCTTCAAACCGATCATCATGTGATAGAGCTGCAAATGGACCGCCATCCGGATAGGTAGAAAAATCGGGAGGTACTTTTACATATCCGGAAATAATCAGTTGAAAAGCTGCTATATCAAGTATTTTGGCAGTTTGAGCAGATAATGAGACGGTTTTCGTACTCAAGTCTCCTTGGATAGAAACATAATGATCCAATGTCCAAACAATGTAGTCGTCTAGCCGCAAATCCAAAGCTTCTAAGGTTGATGGGATCATCACATCCGCAAAAGCCATAAAGGTTGCTTTCGTATGAGGAATGCTGACAGTTTCAATCATTTGTAGCGGCAATTTGATTGCGGTGGATACAGATGAGGAAGATTGTTCTGCAGAAACCAGGTTTGTCATTATATTTTTTACTTGCTCCAAAAAATGTCCTCCCTGCGGATGACCGGATATCAAATTTTCATCCATACGTAACTTCCTCCTAATTTCTAAATGTAATCTTACATATAAAATGAAACCATTGAAAACAATTTTAAGTGTTTTTATTTTTAGTGTACCGATGACAGTCGTTCATGTTTGGCTTGAAAGAAAAACTCAATTAATTGAATATAGTAAACGATGGAGATGGTTTCATACTTTTTCGATTCTTACAATGACGTTCTGGTTATCACGAGCTTTCATTGCTTCCATTGAATTTTTAAATCAAAAAAGAAAAAGATGCGTATAGATTCCCTCTATGAGCCATAATCATTAGATTAAACACCCCATTTGCAATATACTTTTTCATAATGTTGCAAAAGAAAAAACCCCACAACATGCTCGAATGTTGTAGGGCTTTTTTATGAATACATAACAATCCTTAGCTTTTAAGTAAGCATCCATGAAAAAAACTATAAAATTCTAAATACGAACGGAATGCGGTATTCTTCCCCTTCATATGCTTTAATCGCCGCAACGATCGTAAAGACAACTGTTAAAATCCCAACAATCCATATCGTAACAAATCCAATTAAAACCAGCATAAGCAGCAAGCTGATGATAGAATAAACCCCGTATGAAATCAAAAAATTGAAATATTCCCTTCCATGATAATCCACAAAAGACGATTCATTCTTCTTTAATAGCCAGATTATCAGCGGTCCGATAAAAGTTGTAAAAAAGCTGCTTACATAGATCGCAGCAGCCAATAGTCTTTCCTCATTGGCCGGTATTTTTCCTTCCATTTATCCATCCTCCATTTACGAATAAAGTTAGTTTTATCTACCAATATTTACGTCAGACATTTTATAAAGTTTCGTTTTTTTTCGAAAGCCAATTCCATGTTCTTGTTTTGGACAACTTGAATACATATTGATATAGACAGAATTGACAAAAGGGTGATACACGATGATGTCTAAATTGCAGGCATTTATTCTTGGAATTATACAAGGATTAACAGAATTTTTGCCTATATCCAGCACCGGCCATTTATACTTAGGAAGGCATCTGTTCGGGCTTGATGAAGCAGGACTGTTTCTAGACACAATGCTTCATGTTGGAACATTGCTCGCAGTACTTATCATTTACAAAGACGAATTAGTAAAAATCATAAAAAATCCATTCGGAAAACTTTCTATGCTGCTGATCGTTGGAACCATACCTGCCGTGGTTGTCGGTTTTTTATTCAGCCATTTATTTGATTCGATTTCAAAAACAGGGATTACGGTCGGTTGGGAATTTTTATTCACAGGATTCATTCTCTGGATGGCAGATGGAATGAAAAATGGTTCAAAAAGAATGGAAAGTATTGGATTTGGTGATGCTCTATTTATCGGATCGTTTCAGGCTGCAGCCATCTTCCCTGCCGTTTCCCGTTCCGGTTTAACGATAGCCGCAGGGCTTTTCCGAAATTTAGACCGTGAAACCGCAGCATACTTTTCTTTTTTACTGTCCATACCAGCGATTGCTGGAGGAATCGTCCTCCAATTTGCAAAAATGGCGAGCGGTCATATTGAAGCAGTTTCATTCAGCAGCTTGTTCGTCGCAACGTTAACTTCAGCGCTATTTGGCTATGCAGCTGTCGTTTGGATGATCAATTTTCTCAAAACGAAATCATTAAAAATTTTTGCCGGATACGTATGGATTCTCGGTTTCACGGTTCTATTTCTCCAGTTTTTCCATATTTTTTAAATTCATATTCTTCCAAAAGTATAGGCTGAGGCTGTCTCAAAAGCCTAAGGGTCAGACCCCATAACACAATATATAGGACATAATGTTGGATAAATGTGCTATATATTGATAAATACACATGGGGTCAAACCCTAATGAGACAGCCTCATTTTTTTCGAAAAAACATTCCCATCAGGCACACGTAATTGATAAAATGGATAGAATGAAATATTAATGTATACAAGGAAAGGTACTCATGACAAAGCTTTTATTAAAAAATGCAACGGTTTATCCAATTTCATCATCACCGATACAAAATGGTGATGTTCTCATAGAAAATGGGAAAATAGCAAAAGTCGGCATTAATCTTGTAACAGACAGTGACGTGAAAATCATTGATTGCCATCAAAATTATTTGTTTCCTGGCTTTATTGATGTCCATACACATCTAGGCCTTTATGATGAGGGGACTGGCTGGGCAGGAAATGATGCGAATGAAACGGCAGAGACAATGAGTCCCCATATTCGGGCAATCGATGGCGTATATCCATTCGATCCAGCATTCTCTGATGCAGTTAAATACGGGATCACGACCGTTCATGTCATGCCAGGAAGTGCAAATGTCATCGGCGGAACAACATCTGTAATAAAAACAGCTGGCAAAAATATTAATAAAATGGTGATTCAAGAAACAGCTGGTTTAAAAATCGCACTAGGAGAAAATCCAAAAAGGATTCACAGCCACGGCAATAAAGAATCGATAACAAGAATGGGCATCATGGGCATGTTGCGCGAAGCTTTTTATGAAGCTAAAAATACGGATAATCCAGAATTGCTGAGGATTGCACCTCTCGTTCAAGCTTTAAGAAGGGAAATTCCAGTCAGAATTCATGCCCACCGTGCAGATGATATCATTTCTGCTGTCAGATTTGCAGAAGAATTTAACCTTGATCTCCGAATCGAACATTGTACCGAAGGACATCTCATTGCCGAAGAGCTTGCCGGTTTGCATTTAAAGGTTTCTGTTGGACCTACTATGACTCGAAGATCAAAGGTGGAATTAAAAAACAAAAATTGGAAAACGTACCAGGAACTTACGAACCATGGTATCGAAGTATCCATCACGACCGATCATCCATATACTCCCATTCAATATTTA from Bacillus methanolicus MGA3 includes the following:
- a CDS encoding GMC family oxidoreductase N-terminal domain-containing protein, which gives rise to MSLDADVIIIGAGGGGAVAAKELGELGFNVIILEAGPWYGNKKWTNPNRERGSVSSSNVEDLDINLLRSQYTKHDHTMNSFEFGRFRWGPADRRRPAWHRNVPKNGVIWQSAGVGGSTQHYWANSPRAFSIAIDDVWPISYRELIPYDEKVEDILPVRPAPTTAKEELFFYGAKKAGWSMLNTLNPVSPGYRPQPSAILHPNERLMDSNIGLDELSKLEGCTLCGHCVNGCPHGPSIDKVAKRSTNISYVPLALKTKKVEIRPNTYTTKILTENHSNDGIRAIGVQYRDTWTGESGELYAKVIVMAAGSIESPRLWLNSQLPYNPWVGRGLTNHYWDWVTGVFDEKDLIGILGQQNVNPFVGPTSGGRLDYPGLGCMQPSGLSPGLFSSLTFGFSESGYHSVKNPLSTDPWDLQGRVVGNELKEWMYNYKNTLSIMILTDDQPSIKNGVAIDPAVKDEHGPIPVVRYTPCKKDIQKRNQLAKIAADILHQAGAKKIILTNWPSHLFAHMESTMRMGFVVDNNCEAYQVKRLFIADNSAHFNGIGGPNPTLTTQALATRTAEKIAIKYFS
- a CDS encoding CBO0543 family protein translates to MKPLKTILSVFIFSVPMTVVHVWLERKTQLIEYSKRWRWFHTFSILTMTFWLSRAFIASIEFLNQKRKRCV
- a CDS encoding DUF4870 domain-containing protein, with product MEGKIPANEERLLAAAIYVSSFFTTFIGPLIIWLLKKNESSFVDYHGREYFNFLISYGVYSIISLLLMLVLIGFVTIWIVGILTVVFTIVAAIKAYEGEEYRIPFVFRIL
- a CDS encoding undecaprenyl-diphosphate phosphatase, whose amino-acid sequence is MSKLQAFILGIIQGLTEFLPISSTGHLYLGRHLFGLDEAGLFLDTMLHVGTLLAVLIIYKDELVKIIKNPFGKLSMLLIVGTIPAVVVGFLFSHLFDSISKTGITVGWEFLFTGFILWMADGMKNGSKRMESIGFGDALFIGSFQAAAIFPAVSRSGLTIAAGLFRNLDRETAAYFSFLLSIPAIAGGIVLQFAKMASGHIEAVSFSSLFVATLTSALFGYAAVVWMINFLKTKSLKIFAGYVWILGFTVLFLQFFHIF
- a CDS encoding amidohydrolase; translated protein: MTKLLLKNATVYPISSSPIQNGDVLIENGKIAKVGINLVTDSDVKIIDCHQNYLFPGFIDVHTHLGLYDEGTGWAGNDANETAETMSPHIRAIDGVYPFDPAFSDAVKYGITTVHVMPGSANVIGGTTSVIKTAGKNINKMVIQETAGLKIALGENPKRIHSHGNKESITRMGIMGMLREAFYEAKNTDNPELLRIAPLVQALRREIPVRIHAHRADDIISAVRFAEEFNLDLRIEHCTEGHLIAEELAGLHLKVSVGPTMTRRSKVELKNKNWKTYQELTNHGIEVSITTDHPYTPIQYLNVCAAIAVREGLSEQKALEGITLTAARNLRVDDRLGSIEPGKDADLVLWNHHPFHFLAKPNWTMINGNFVYQES